Proteins from one Pseudomonas sp. KBS0710 genomic window:
- a CDS encoding PLP-dependent cysteine synthase family protein, with amino-acid sequence MLHNSILDVIGHTPIVRLAQFSEDLGIEVYAKLESLNPGGSHKARIALGMILDAERRGVLIRDSGQTIIEPSGGNTGIGLVMAGNVLGYKVVLVIPDNYSPEKQKLLRLYGAKVVLSDSRLGNNSHGEKCMELQLENPNFVMLNQQRNGANPQTHRDTTAPEILRAFGEQRVDYFVSGIGTGGHITGIGETLKAAWPALRVMGVEPEECDLLKDQHAPHHIQGLSIGLIPSILNVGVIDGMLKVSRLACIDMIKRIMRTDAISLGLSSAANMVAIAQLAPELPPETVVLTMVYDNADSYLPNFE; translated from the coding sequence ATGTTGCATAACTCCATTCTCGACGTGATCGGCCATACGCCGATTGTGCGCCTGGCGCAGTTTTCCGAAGACCTCGGCATCGAGGTCTACGCCAAGCTCGAATCCCTCAACCCTGGCGGCAGCCATAAGGCGCGCATCGCCCTGGGCATGATCCTCGACGCAGAACGCCGGGGCGTGCTGATTCGCGACTCCGGGCAAACCATCATTGAGCCCAGCGGCGGCAATACCGGCATTGGCCTGGTGATGGCCGGCAATGTGCTGGGCTACAAAGTGGTGCTGGTGATTCCCGACAACTACAGCCCCGAAAAGCAGAAACTGCTGCGTTTATACGGCGCCAAGGTGGTGTTGTCGGACAGCCGGCTGGGCAACAATTCCCACGGCGAAAAGTGCATGGAACTGCAGTTGGAAAACCCCAACTTCGTGATGCTCAACCAGCAGCGCAATGGCGCCAACCCGCAGACTCACCGCGACACCACTGCACCGGAAATCCTCCGCGCCTTCGGTGAGCAGCGTGTGGACTACTTCGTCAGCGGCATCGGCACCGGTGGCCATATCACCGGCATCGGCGAAACCCTCAAGGCGGCCTGGCCGGCGCTGCGCGTCATGGGCGTGGAGCCGGAAGAATGCGACCTGCTCAAGGACCAGCACGCGCCGCACCACATCCAGGGCCTGTCGATCGGCTTGATCCCGAGCATTCTTAACGTGGGTGTAATTGACGGCATGCTCAAGGTCTCGCGCCTGGCGTGCATCGACATGATCAAACGCATCATGCGCACCGATGCCATCAGCCTGGGTTTGTCGTCGGCCGCCAACATGGTGGCCATCGCCCAACTCGCCCCCGAACTCCCGCCCGAAACGGTGGTGTTGACCATGGTCTACGACAATGCCGACAGCTACCTGCCCAATTTCGAATAA
- the moeB gene encoding molybdopterin-synthase adenylyltransferase MoeB: protein MEVLRPTALEQIYAHASRSYPEECCGFVFADGSVYLGNNIQNELHRKNPEMYPRSAANGYTFSVADTLLMNKAFRSDNPVVVIYHSHPDVGAYFSDEDQDKALFLGEPIHPVSYLVVDVRQGQALGSKLFAWDGKQFALKPFNDLHTELSMNAVSFPDILVRVAKLPESTLKGTGSTLREVIENLCSNHPQLRTHLFHENNNQLKEHFLFTTEEELISADDPLPEKARIEVLLATSGGMDVEQLSNEEVQRYVRHITLPGVGREGQLNLKKAKVLIIGTGGLGSPISLYLAAAGIGTLGLVDFDVVESSNLQRQIVHGNSTLGMPKVESAKRRLQDLNSHIQINAHDTALNADNALELVGAYDLVIDGTDNFDTRYLVNDACVQLGKPLVYGAIYRFDGQISVLNYKGGPCYRCLFPSAPPAELAPNCSAGGVIGVLPGVVGMIQATEAIKLLIGIGEPLSGRLMRFDALAMKFSEIRFKRRADCPCCSDLRHSESVAPAACADAIPSQPALAEERYIKPRVLKQLLEHPRSADVLLDVRDASELEVCKLPGVVHIPLAELDGQLGRLSRDNTHYLICYAGTRAEQAASTLLAAGFANTKVLQGGMKHWVRDVEPDMPLY from the coding sequence ATGGAAGTCCTCCGCCCTACCGCTCTGGAACAGATCTATGCCCACGCCAGCCGCAGCTACCCGGAAGAATGCTGCGGTTTTGTCTTCGCCGATGGCAGTGTGTACCTGGGCAACAATATCCAGAATGAGCTGCACCGCAAAAACCCCGAGATGTACCCGCGCAGCGCGGCCAATGGCTATACCTTTTCGGTGGCCGACACCCTGCTGATGAACAAGGCGTTTCGCAGCGACAACCCGGTGGTGGTGATCTACCACTCCCACCCGGACGTCGGCGCCTATTTCAGTGATGAAGACCAGGACAAGGCACTGTTCCTGGGTGAGCCGATCCACCCCGTCAGCTACTTGGTGGTGGACGTGCGCCAGGGCCAGGCCCTGGGCTCAAAGCTGTTTGCCTGGGATGGCAAGCAATTCGCCCTAAAACCCTTCAACGACCTGCACACGGAGTTGTCCATGAACGCTGTCTCTTTCCCCGATATCCTGGTTCGCGTGGCCAAGCTGCCGGAATCGACCCTTAAGGGCACTGGATCGACATTGCGCGAAGTCATTGAAAACCTCTGCAGCAACCACCCACAGCTGCGCACGCACCTGTTCCACGAAAACAACAACCAGCTCAAGGAACACTTTCTGTTCACCACCGAGGAAGAACTGATCAGCGCCGATGATCCGCTGCCGGAAAAAGCCAGGATCGAAGTGCTGCTGGCCACCTCCGGTGGTATGGACGTCGAGCAACTGAGCAACGAAGAAGTCCAGCGCTACGTACGCCACATCACCCTGCCCGGGGTCGGCCGTGAAGGCCAGTTGAACCTGAAAAAAGCCAAGGTGCTGATCATTGGCACCGGTGGCCTGGGCTCGCCCATCAGCCTGTACCTCGCGGCAGCCGGCATCGGCACCCTGGGCCTGGTGGATTTCGATGTGGTAGAGAGCAGCAACCTGCAACGCCAGATCGTGCACGGCAACAGCACCCTGGGCATGCCCAAGGTCGAGTCGGCCAAGCGGCGGCTGCAAGACCTCAACAGCCATATCCAGATCAATGCCCACGACACCGCCCTCAATGCCGACAATGCGCTGGAACTGGTCGGCGCTTATGACCTGGTGATCGACGGCACCGACAACTTCGACACCCGCTACCTGGTCAACGATGCCTGCGTGCAATTGGGCAAGCCATTGGTGTATGGCGCCATCTACCGCTTCGACGGGCAGATCAGCGTGCTCAACTACAAGGGTGGGCCGTGCTATCGCTGCCTGTTTCCTTCAGCACCGCCTGCCGAGTTGGCGCCCAATTGCAGCGCCGGGGGTGTGATCGGCGTACTGCCGGGCGTGGTCGGCATGATCCAGGCCACTGAAGCGATCAAGTTACTCATCGGCATCGGCGAACCGCTGTCGGGCCGCCTGATGCGCTTCGACGCGCTGGCCATGAAATTCAGCGAGATCCGCTTCAAACGCCGGGCCGACTGCCCCTGCTGCTCAGACCTGCGCCACAGCGAAAGCGTCGCGCCAGCCGCGTGCGCGGATGCCATCCCGAGCCAACCGGCTTTGGCCGAGGAGCGCTACATCAAACCGCGCGTGCTCAAGCAACTGCTCGAACACCCACGCAGCGCCGACGTGTTGCTGGATGTGCGCGACGCCAGCGAGCTGGAAGTGTGCAAATTGCCGGGCGTGGTGCATATCCCCCTGGCCGAACTGGACGGGCAATTGGGCCGCCTGAGCCGCGACAATACCCATTACCTGATCTGCTACGCCGGAACCCGCGCCGAGCAAGCGGCCAGCACCCTGCTGGCAGCCGGCTTCGCCAATACCAAAGTCCTGCAGGGCGGCATGAAACATTGGGTTCGCGACGTCGAACCCGACATGCCTTTGTATTGA